The Setaria italica strain Yugu1 chromosome IX, Setaria_italica_v2.0, whole genome shotgun sequence genome has a window encoding:
- the LOC101785926 gene encoding anthocyanin 5-aromatic acyltransferase produces the protein MAAAPDDDAAGGSSSRLRLRVVDTTLVTPAGPALPPLSLPLTFFDVKWLHLPPVERVFFYRLSSPEAANVDTILAAFKDSLSQALRVFYPLAGHIVLPVASRHELVYRPGDAVPFTTAEYDLDMDDLVSYDDPVSVRRLAPLVPQLPKGRAVLAVQATLLLRRRSLALGVTVHHSACDGASSTHFLHTWAAAARAGAPPPPPPVIVDRIPDSRGLYDIYLKSLPPIISDDAFEFVSKPPSSFEDRLLATFTLPRSLQESIKGVVASEAARRGITPPRCSSMLATYAFIWSCYCRSRSGSGSKTTSYFLFSVDHRARLMKSAVPATYFGNCLCPAIAAAPEEEVAAAGIAGLLAACAAVAAALEEEVREGAQDTWHACVDRVKQAVASGSLLSVAGSPRFRLYDVDFGLGRPAKVEMVSAAKSGAMPIAEARVGGGVEVGVSLPAADGAMERFQKSFADGIACLSLCD, from the coding sequence atggcggcggcgcctgatgatgatgccgccggcggcagcagcagccgcctccgcctccgcgtggTGGACACCACCCTGGTGACGCCCGCTGGTCCCGCACTGCCGCCGCTCTCCCTCCCGCTAACCTTCTTTGACGTCAAGTGGCTCCACCTCCCCCCCGTCGAGCGCGTCTTCTTCTACCGCCTCTCCTCCCCGGAGGCGGCCAACGTCGACACCATCCTCGCCGCCTTCAAGGACTCTCTGTCCCAGGCTCTCCGCGTCTTCTACCCGCTGGCCGGGCACATCGTCCTCCCGGTGGCGAGCCGCCACGAGCTCGTGTACCGCCCGGGCGACGCCGTCCCCTTCACCACTGCCGAATACGACCTGGACATGGATGACCTCGTCTCCTACGACGACCCCGTCAGCGTGAGGAGGTTGGCCCCGCTCGTGCCGCAGCTGCCCAAGGGccgcgccgtgctcgccgtGCAGGCCACTCTCTtgctccgccgccggagcctcGCCCTTGGCGTCACCGTCCACCACTCCGCCTGCGACGGCGCCAGCTCCACGCACTTCCTCCACACCTGGGCCGCAGCGGCGCGCGCcggagcgccaccgccgccgcccccggtcaTCGTCGACCGCATCCCGGACTCCAGGGGCCTCTACGACATCTACCTCAAAAGCCTGCCGCCGATCATCTCCGACGACGCCTTCGAGTTCGTCAGCAAGCCGCCCAGCTCCTTCGAGGACAGGCTCCTGGCAACGTTCACGCTGCCCCGGAGCCTGCAGGAGAGCATCAAGGGCGTCGTCGCCAGCGAGGCGGCGCGACGCGGCATCACGCCGCCACGGTGCTCGTCCATGCTCGCCACCTACGCCTTCATCTGGTCCTGCTACTGCCGAAGCCGCAGCGGCAGTGGCAGCAAAACCACCAGCTACTTCCTCTTCTCCGTGGATCATCGCGCTCGGCTGATGAAGTCGGCCGTCCCAGCCACCTACTTTGGCAACTGCCTCTGCccggccatcgccgccgcgccggaggaGGAAGTGGCGGCCGCGGGCATTGCCGGCCTGCTGGCGGCctgcgcggcggtggcggcggcgttggaggaggaggtgcgcgAGGGGGCGCAGGACACGTGGCACGCCTGCGTGGACCGAGTCAAACAGGCCGTGGCCAGCGGGTCCCTCCTGTCCGTGGCCGGCTCGCCCAGGTTCCGACTCTACGACGTCGACTTTGGCttgggccggccggccaaggTGGAGATGGTGTCGGCGGCCAAGAGCGGCGCCATGCCGATCGCCGAGGcacgcgtcggcggcggcgtcgaggtggGCGTCTCTCTGCCGGCGGCCGACGGTGCCATGGAGCGGTTCCAAAAGAGTTTCGCCGACGGCATCGCCTGCCTCTCTCTCTGCGACTAG
- the LOC101786301 gene encoding ruBisCO large subunit-binding protein subunit alpha — protein sequence MATIPTTDSALLLGSSALHRASRTRRASAARLPARRRPQAVVRASAKEIAFDQNSRASLQAGVEKLAAAVGVTLGPRGRNVVLDEFGTPKVVNDGVTIARAIELADPMENAGAALIREVASKTNDSAGDGTTTASVLAREIIRLGMLSVTSGANPVSVKKGIDKTVQKLVEELEKKSRPVKGGGDIKAVAAISAGNDEFVGTMIAEAIDKVGPDGVLSIESSSSFETTVEVEEGMELDRGYISPQFVTNPEKSTVEFENARILVTDQKISSIKEILPLLEQTTQLRAPLLIIAEDVSGEALATLVVNKLRGILNVAAIKAPGFGERRKALLQDIAIVTGAEYQSKDLGLLVENTTVEQLGIARKVTISSSSTTIIADAASKDDIQARIAQLKRELSQTDSTYDSEKLAERIAKLSGGVAVIKVGASTEAELEDRKLRIEDAKNATFAAIEEGIVPGGGAAYVHLSTFVPAIKETLDDPEERLGADIIQKALVAPAALIAHNAGVEGEVIVDKIKESEWEYGYNAMADKHENLVEAGVIDPAKVTRCALQNAASVAGMVLTTQAIVVEKPKKKAPAAAGAPEGSFGM from the exons ATGGCCACCATCCCCACCACCGATtccgccctcctcctcggctcATCCGCTCTCCACAGGGCCTCCAGGACCAGGAGGGCCTCGGCGGCCAGGCtgcccgcccgccgtcgcccgcaGGCCGTGGTCCGCGCCTCCGCCAAGGAGATCGCCTTCGACCAGAACTCCAGAGCCTCCCTCCAGGCCGGCGTCGAGAAGCTCGCcgccgcagtcggcgtcacCCTCGGCCCAAGAG GAAGGAATGTTGTCTTGGATGAGTTTGGAACACCAAAAGTGGTCAATGATGGAGTTACCATTGCTCGTGCTATTGAGCTCGCTGATCCCATGGAGAATGCTGGTGCCGCATTGATCCGTGAA GTTGCTAGCAAGACAAATGACTCGGCTGGTGATGGGACCACAACTGCATCCGTTCTCGCCAGGGAGATCATAAGATTGGGCATGTTGAGCGTTACTTCTGGGGCAAACCCGGTGTCTGTTAAGAAGGGCATTGATAAGACTGTTCAAAAACTGGTGGAGGAACTTGAGAAGAAGTCCAGGCCCGTGAAGGGTGGCGGGGATATTAAAG ctgTTGCTGCTATATCAGCTGGAAATGATGAATTTGTTGGGACCATGATCGCCGAAGCTATTGACAAGGTTGGTCCTGATGGTGTGCTCTCAATCGAGTCTTCGTCATCTTTCGAGACCACAGTTGAAGTTGAAGAAGGGATGGAG CTTGACAGAGGATATATCTCCCCTCAGTTTGTCACCAACCCTGAGAAATCAACTGTGGAGTTTGAAAATGCTCGAATTCTCGTCACTGACCAGAAGATATCATCGATAAAGGAAATCCTTCCTTTGTTGGAGCAAACTACACAGTTAAGAGCACCACTTCTTATAATTGCAGAGGATGTAAGTGGTGAGGCATTGGCAACTTTAGTTGTCAACAAGCTTAGAGGAATCCTAAATGTGGCTGCAATCAAAGCTCCTGGTTTTGGTGAGAGGCGCAAAGCACTTCTTCAAGATATTGCTATTGTTACAG GTGCTGAATATCAATCCAAAGATCTTGGCTTACTAGTTGAGAATACAACAGTGGAGCAGCTGGGCATAGCCCGGAAAGTGACAATCTCCAGCTCATCGACGACGATTATAGCAGATGCTGCAAGCAAAGATGATATCCAGGCCAGAATTGCGCAGCTGAAGAGAGAGCTTTCTCAGACGGATTCGACATATGACTCTGAGAAGCTGGCGGAGAGAATTGCAAAGCTTTCTGGTGGAGTTGCTGTGATAAAGGTTGGAGCTTCGACTGAGGCAGAGCTTGAGGACCGCAAGCTCCGTATAGAGGATGCGAAGAATGCAACTTTTGCAGCCATAGAGGAAGGTATTGTACCTGGAGGGGGTGCAGCCTATGTTCATCTATCAACATTTGTACCGGCAATCAAGGAGACGTTGGATGATCCTGAAGAGCGCCTTGGTGCTGATATCATCCAGAAG GCCCTTGTGGCACCTGCAGCACTGATAGCGCACAATGCTGGGGTTGAAGGCGAAGTGATTGTAGATAAAATCAAGGAGAGCGAATGGGAGTATGGCTACAACGCTATGGCTGACAAGCACGAGAACCTGGTAGAGGCTGGTGTGATCGATCCTGCCAAGGTCACGAGATGCGCTCTGCAGAATGCCGCTTCGGTGGCTGGAATGGTGCTGACCACTCAGGCTATTGTTGTGGAGAAGCCAAAGAAGAAGGCTCCTGCTGCTGCCGGGGCACCTGAGGGTTCATTCGGCATGTAA
- the LOC101785890 gene encoding uncharacterized protein LOC101785890: MEYMVARVSQHAAAYNAQPQESVAVAVADHRPPPVSQRTRGSAMTQHRRRQALEQEVADLQKQLSDEQTVHQILERALQPSSARSAVLSIPAFIPAKAKELLAELLLVEEEIARLEDQIKTMKQGGRGGMTMPPPEPDAPPPTTNSKSPRPSAAGNNNHLNKSMFFISQAMAAMDKHVATPMGSSPKQNSINFALPPPPTRSRHSLDKQQQPAKTTILHELPISSKQSVNPNKLSERIVKCLICIFIRLLRSSRVADMDKSGNLATSFSFRIDTGLNVAAAAAAKDKDKDRGQQDHYGIFAIQDAIVRDIGPYKNLVRFTSSSSLDLRGFSSSPLLTKLRGMLEALQQVDLRFLNHQQKLAFWLNAYNTCIMHGILQHGLPSNSEKLLALKNKATINVSGQKFNALVIENFILRQPSSVKEEFWKCDVDVEEQQVRELYGLKSSEPNILFALCCGIRSSPALRIYKADRVAMDLEKAKLEYLQASLVVTSTRRLLIPSLIHSSMHDFAKDMESLLRWICEQLPTSWSLRKSMVECLSLRGHTHHLINMEEVVDVIPFDYEFQYLLPM; encoded by the exons ATGGAGTACATGGTCGCCCGGGTGTCGCAGCACGCTGCTGCTTACAACGCTCAACCTCAAGAGtctgtcgccgtcgccgtcgccgaccaccGCCCTCCGCCTGTG TCGCAGCGGACTCGGGGCAGCGCCATGACGCAGCACCGCCGGCGGCAGGCTCTGGAGCAGGAGGTCGCCGACCTGCAGAAGCAGCTCTCCGACGAGCAGACGGTGCACCAGATCCTGGAGCGTGCTCTGCAGCCCAGCTCGGCGCGGTCCGCCGTCCTGAGCATCCCGGCCTTCATCCCCGCCAAGGCCAAGGAGCTGCTCGccgagctgctgctggtggaggAAGAGATCGCCAGGCTCGAGGACCAGATCAAGACCATGAAGCAGGGAGGCAGAGGCGGCATGACCATGCCACCACCGGAAccggacgcgccgccgccgacaaccAACAGCAAATCCCCtcgtccctccgccgccggcaacAACAACCACCTCAACAAGTCCATGTTCTTCATCAGCCAGGCCATGGCGGCCATGGACAAGCATGTGGCCACCCCAATGGGCAGCAGCCCCAAGCAGAACAGCATCAACttcgccctgccgccgccgccaaccagAAGCAGGCATTCGCTtgacaagcagcagcagccagcaaaGACGACGATCCTCCACGAGCTGCCCATAAGCAGCAAGCAGAGCGTCAATCCCAACAAGCTGTCCGAGAGGATCGTCAAGTGCCTCATCTGCATCTTCATCAGGCTGCTCAGGTCATCACGGGTAGCCGACATGGACAAGTCCGGCAACCTCGCCACCAGCTTCAGCTTCAGGATCGACACCGGCCtcaacgtcgccgccgccgccgccgccaaggacaAGGACAAGGACAGGGGGCAGCAGGACCACTACGGCATCTTTGCCATCCAGGACGCCATTGTCAGGGACATTGGCCCTTACAAGAATCTCGTCAGGTTCACCTCCAGCTCCTCCTTGGACCTCAGAGGATTCTCCAGCTCCCCCCTGCTCACCAAGCTCAGGGGGATGCTAGAGGCGCTGCAGCAGGTGGATCTACGGTTCCTCAACCACCAGCAGAAGCTGGCATTCTGGCTCAACGCCTACAACACCTGCATCATGCAT GGCATCCTGCAGCATGGCTTGCCCTCAAACTCGGAAAAGTTGCTTGCACTCAAGAACAAGGCCACGATCAACGTGTCAGGCCAGAAGTTCAACGCCCTGGTGATCGAGAATTTCATCTTGAGGCAGCCGTCAAGTGTGAAAGAA GAATTCTGGAAATGCGATGTGGACGTGGAAGAGCAGCAGGTGAGGGAGCTCTATGGACTCAAGAGCTCAGAGCCTAACATTCTGTTTGCACTGTGCTGCGGCATCAGATCATCTCCAGCA CTCCGGATCTACAAAGCCGATCGCGTCGCCATGGATCTCGAGAAGGCGAAGCTGGAGTACCTGCAGGCATCGCTGGTGGTGACGTCGACGAGGCGGCTGCTGATCCCGAGCCTGATACACTCTAGCATGCATGACTTTGCAAAGGACATGGAGTCGCTGCTCCGGTGGATCTGCGAGCAGCTGCCGACGTCGTGGTCGCTGAGGAAATCCATGGTGGAGTGCCTGAGCCTGAGGGGGCACACCCACCATCTCATCAacatggaggaggtggtggatgtCATTCCATTCGACTACGAATTTCAGTACCTGCTGCCCATGTGA
- the LOC101786692 gene encoding uncharacterized protein LOC101786692 yields MVFYDHDPDITRWGLHLLLPAAHGCSAHHHTQTTATTPYTAYTPQHPSSSSAEIKVEHVPHCSDDAVDNDEIIAQALQEELSHVALAEASGASSSHDDNHSAVLTQHWFRPRTIHVASASQEAETREEPFSSCSSPGDDNVQHGEACLIDLMDDFSVIDGEVGKRLNDMVPVPHVPKTNGEIPSVDEAVSDHQRLLDRLVLYGLVELKVNGDGNCQFRALSDQFYRTPEHHRFVRQQVLKQLELHPEFYAGYVPMDYREYLKKMSKSGEWGDHVTLQAAADSYGVKVFILTSFKDTCYIEILPVVEKSRRVICLSFWAEVHYNSIYPEGEELPITEKKRRSWWPF; encoded by the exons ATGGTTTTCTACGACCATGACCCGGATATCACCCGATGGGgccttcacctcctcctccccgctgcACATGGATGCTCTGCCCATCATCACACCCAAACCACCGCCACTACACCTTATACCGCCTACACTCCGCAGCATCCCAGCTCCAGCTCCGCTGAGATCAAGGTTGAGCATGTCCCTCACTGCAGCGATGATGCCGTTGACAACGACGAGATCATCGCGCAGGCCCTGCAGGAGGAGCTGTCCCACGTCGCCCTTGCAGAAGCATCCGGAGCGTCATCCTCCCATGACGACAACCATTCCGCTGTTCTCACGCAACACTGGTTCCGCCCACGCACCATCCATGTAGCATCAG CTTCTCAAGAGGCGGAGACCAGGGAGGAACCTTTTAGTTCATGCTCAAGCCCTGGGGATGACAATGTCCAACATGGCGAGGCTTGCTTGATAGACCTCATGGATGACTTCTCTGTCATTGATGGTGAAGTTGGCAAAAGATTGAATGACATGGTTCCTGTTCCT CATGTCCCCAAGACAAATGGAGAGATTCCTTCTGTTGATGAAGCTGTTTCAGATCATCAAAGACTCCTTGACAG attggtGCTGTATGGCTTGGTTGAGCTGAAGGTTAACGGAGATGGGAATTGTCAG TTTCGAGCATTGTCAGATCAATTTTACCGCACTCCTGAACATCACAGATTTGTTCGCCAGCAAGTGCTGAAGCAG CTTGAATTGCATCCTGAGTTTTATGCGGGATATGTCCCTATGGATTACAGGGAATATCTCAAAAAGATGTCAAA GAGTGGAGAGTGGGGTGACCACGTTACATTGCAGGCTGCTGCAGACTCG TATGGTGTGAAGGTTTTCATCCTGACATCATTTAAAGATACATGCTACATTGAAATCCTTCCTGTTGTCGAGAAGTCAAGAAGAG TGATATGCTTGAGTTTTTGGGCTGAGGTGCACTACAATTCGATATACCCGGAAGGAGAAG AGTTGCCCATtacggagaagaagaggaggagttGGTGGCCCTTCTAG